From Thermosinus carboxydivorans Nor1, a single genomic window includes:
- the aroB gene encoding 3-dehydroquinate synthase, which translates to MDVVEVNLGRDSYNIYIGAGILSELGQLMRQFSFTAKALVVSDENVGAIYGAAVVETLRQAGFSPRLVCVKPGEMAKDYEMAMTLYTVAIEEGLDRRSPIVALGGGVVGDLAGFVAATYLRGVPFIQVPTSLLAQVDSSVGGKVAINHPLGKNLIGAFYQPKLVVIDPKVLATLPRRELYAGLAEVIKYGLIADRDFFHYINEKSNAILAMDNTVLATIISRSCRIKADIVEQDAREAALRMVLNFGHTIAHAIEAGTGYAQFNHGEAVAIGMRGAALVSQYMGIAAPEVVETVCDTIRRFHLPLSVAGCSAAKLYSYLLHDKKVIGGKINWVLLRTVGEVQVHSDVPEQIVSRVLAEIT; encoded by the coding sequence GTGGACGTAGTCGAAGTAAATCTTGGCAGGGATAGCTACAATATTTATATTGGCGCCGGAATTTTATCCGAACTAGGCCAATTGATGCGGCAGTTCTCTTTTACGGCTAAAGCGCTGGTGGTTTCAGACGAAAATGTGGGTGCCATTTACGGTGCTGCAGTGGTTGAAACCTTGCGCCAGGCGGGATTTTCGCCGCGCCTTGTTTGTGTGAAACCAGGCGAGATGGCCAAGGATTATGAAATGGCTATGACTTTATATACGGTCGCCATTGAGGAAGGGCTGGACCGGCGCTCCCCTATCGTGGCTTTAGGTGGGGGCGTCGTCGGCGATTTGGCCGGTTTTGTGGCCGCAACTTATTTGCGCGGCGTGCCTTTTATTCAGGTGCCGACCTCACTTTTGGCGCAGGTTGATTCCAGCGTGGGCGGGAAAGTGGCCATCAACCACCCGCTTGGCAAAAACCTTATTGGCGCCTTTTACCAGCCGAAGTTAGTTGTAATTGACCCAAAGGTGCTGGCTACTTTGCCGCGGCGAGAGTTGTACGCCGGCTTAGCCGAGGTTATTAAATACGGTCTTATTGCCGATCGGGACTTCTTTCACTATATTAATGAAAAAAGTAACGCCATTCTGGCCATGGATAATACTGTTTTAGCAACGATAATCAGCCGGTCATGCCGGATCAAGGCGGATATTGTGGAGCAGGACGCGCGGGAAGCGGCGCTGCGCATGGTGTTAAATTTCGGTCATACCATTGCCCATGCCATTGAAGCGGGAACAGGCTATGCACAATTTAATCACGGCGAGGCTGTGGCTATAGGTATGCGCGGCGCGGCCCTCGTAAGTCAATATATGGGGATAGCGGCGCCTGAGGTCGTCGAGACGGTGTGCGACACGATCCGCCGGTTTCATTTGCCCCTCAGCGTCGCCGGTTGTTCGGCGGCGAAACTGTATTCCTATCTGCTGCACGACAAAAAAGTTATCGGCGGCAAGATAAACTGGGTATTGCTGCGTACAGTCGGTGAGGTACAAGTGCATAGCGACGTTCCTGAACAGATTGTGAGCCGTGTTTTGGCGGAAATTACA
- a CDS encoding shikimate kinase produces MKNIVLIGFMGTGKTCTGRLLAQRLRRVFVDIDKKIELEQGMTISEIFHTYGEAYFRQRERATIAKVARYTNTVIATGGGAVLNPDNIICLKQQGVVIWLTASPDVIFERTSRRRGSRPLLDRPNPRDAIAELLAERRRLYQAAADFTIDTTAKKPWQVVDEIIDVLQQGGYLRGRSRSKSWQG; encoded by the coding sequence GTGAAGAATATCGTTTTGATTGGTTTTATGGGTACCGGCAAGACTTGCACGGGGCGATTGCTTGCTCAGCGTCTGCGCCGGGTGTTTGTCGACATCGATAAAAAAATCGAGCTTGAGCAGGGAATGACCATTAGCGAGATCTTTCACACTTATGGCGAAGCATACTTTCGTCAGCGGGAAAGAGCGACTATCGCCAAAGTCGCGCGCTACACGAATACGGTTATCGCTACTGGAGGCGGCGCAGTTTTAAATCCGGATAATATTATTTGTCTGAAACAGCAGGGCGTGGTTATTTGGCTGACAGCTTCGCCTGATGTTATTTTTGAGCGAACTTCGCGCCGGCGTGGTAGTCGCCCCCTTTTGGATCGTCCCAATCCGCGGGATGCGATTGCCGAGCTGCTTGCGGAGCGGCGGCGGTTGTATCAGGCCGCGGCCGATTTTACGATTGATACAACGGCCAAGAAGCCGTGGCAGGTAGTGGATGAGATTATCGACGTTCTCCAGCAAGGAGGGTATCTGCGTGGACGTAGTCGAAGTAAATCTTGGCAGGGATAG
- the aroC gene encoding chorismate synthase, protein MLRFLTAGESHGPALTAIIEGLPAGMPLDVAQVNGELARRQRGYGRGGRMQIERDQVEILSGVRFGVTIGSPVTLVIRNRDWENWRQRMDPVAGSDTQPVTAARPGHADLPGTIKYAREDIRDILERASARETAARVAVGAVAKQLLRAVGITVISHVTNIGGIWAAADEIRTGDVAAWASRLQSSALNCLDADAEERMKEAIERAGQEGDTLGGIFEIIAFGVFPGLGSHVHWDRRLDARLAGALMSIPAIKGVEVGAGFAYAALPGSQAHDEIFYEAERGYYRRSNNAGGMEGGISNGENIIIRAVMKPIPTLMRPLASVDIRTKQAAAAARERSDVCAVPAAAVVGEAVVAWVLAEALLEKFGGDAWGDLQAAIDYYRRRIR, encoded by the coding sequence ATGTTACGATTTTTGACGGCCGGCGAGTCGCATGGTCCGGCCCTGACAGCGATCATTGAGGGATTGCCGGCCGGCATGCCCCTTGATGTTGCACAAGTTAACGGTGAATTGGCGCGGCGCCAGCGCGGGTACGGCCGCGGCGGCCGCATGCAGATTGAGCGGGATCAGGTGGAAATTTTATCCGGCGTGCGGTTTGGCGTCACTATTGGCAGTCCGGTGACACTGGTCATCCGCAACCGCGACTGGGAGAACTGGCGACAGCGAATGGACCCTGTGGCCGGGAGCGACACTCAGCCGGTAACCGCCGCCCGGCCGGGGCATGCCGACCTGCCTGGGACTATAAAGTACGCACGCGAGGATATACGTGATATTCTGGAAAGAGCAAGCGCCAGGGAGACGGCGGCGCGGGTGGCCGTAGGGGCGGTGGCCAAACAGTTGTTACGGGCCGTCGGTATTACGGTAATTTCGCATGTGACGAACATCGGCGGCATTTGGGCCGCGGCGGACGAAATACGGACGGGCGATGTGGCGGCATGGGCTAGTCGTCTTCAGTCTTCGGCGTTAAACTGTCTTGATGCGGATGCTGAAGAGCGGATGAAAGAAGCCATTGAGCGGGCCGGACAGGAGGGAGACACGCTTGGCGGGATTTTTGAAATTATTGCTTTTGGCGTTTTTCCCGGTTTAGGCAGTCATGTTCATTGGGACCGCCGCTTAGATGCCCGTTTGGCCGGGGCGTTGATGTCCATTCCCGCTATCAAGGGCGTGGAAGTTGGTGCCGGCTTTGCTTATGCGGCCTTGCCCGGCAGCCAGGCTCATGACGAAATTTTCTATGAAGCTGAGCGGGGCTATTATCGCAGGTCTAATAACGCCGGTGGAATGGAAGGCGGTATCAGTAATGGCGAGAACATCATCATACGGGCGGTAATGAAGCCTATTCCCACGCTGATGCGACCGCTTGCTTCCGTGGACATACGCACCAAACAAGCAGCGGCTGCGGCGCGGGAACGCAGTGATGTCTGCGCCGTGCCGGCCGCGGCGGTTGTTGGCGAAGCCGTAGTAGCCTGGGTGTTGGCCGAAGCGCTATTGGAAAAGTTTGGGGGCGACGCCTGGGGTGATTTGCAGGCCGCAATTGACTACTACCGGCGACGCATAAGGTGA
- a CDS encoding type IV pilus inner membrane component PilO, with protein sequence MDRLDKMANKYKIALFIVTVFAMLWLFGVFVFWPQQARRAELAAEYRLVRAKVEQLETFALAHPDADRYLAELGTKLSEAEKILPNEPDVGGFLLEVERVSRESGVQLLHVQPGVPANKNGYRQIPVEILVRGNYFQMLTFLSKLEGAARFNSVVNMTMQSRAGQLESKLSVLIFSYSVAPQPQAAAKQR encoded by the coding sequence GTGGACAGGTTGGACAAGATGGCGAACAAATATAAGATTGCCCTCTTTATCGTAACCGTCTTTGCAATGCTTTGGCTATTTGGCGTTTTTGTTTTTTGGCCGCAGCAGGCCAGGCGGGCCGAGCTGGCGGCAGAGTACCGTCTGGTGCGGGCAAAAGTGGAACAGCTGGAAACTTTTGCGCTGGCTCATCCCGATGCTGATCGGTACTTGGCCGAACTTGGTACTAAACTGAGTGAAGCGGAAAAGATCCTACCCAATGAGCCGGATGTAGGCGGCTTTTTGCTAGAAGTTGAGCGAGTAAGCAGGGAGAGCGGCGTGCAGCTGCTGCATGTCCAACCTGGCGTACCGGCCAATAAAAATGGATACCGGCAGATTCCTGTTGAGATACTAGTGAGAGGCAATTACTTTCAAATGCTCACTTTTCTGAGCAAGCTTGAAGGCGCTGCGCGGTTTAATTCGGTCGTCAATATGACTATGCAGTCCCGGGCAGGACAACTTGAAAGCAAATTATCCGTCCTTATTTTCAGTTATAGTGTGGCACCGCAGCCCCAGGCTGCGGCCAAGCAGAGGTGA
- a CDS encoding PilN domain-containing protein: MIQINLLPPAERRPKWPLSRMFAAAGMVVVFVCVCLYGYSWYQIRELEVAIAQTRNQLELLRPLQAKMIDAQTKQQRLDAKNNILVALTRERQSWYALVARLGIVTPPQVWLTEVAAAENGAVRLKGMAAAYPDLAAYVKKLEQDDIFAEPVLVKAERDGARTVTRFELTVKVKGL, from the coding sequence ATGATCCAGATAAATCTGCTGCCGCCTGCCGAGCGTCGCCCGAAATGGCCACTGAGCCGGATGTTTGCGGCCGCCGGCATGGTAGTTGTTTTCGTTTGCGTATGCTTATACGGCTACAGCTGGTATCAAATCCGGGAACTGGAAGTGGCTATCGCGCAAACGCGCAATCAGCTCGAACTCCTTAGACCGCTCCAGGCGAAGATGATCGACGCGCAAACAAAACAACAACGACTTGATGCGAAGAATAATATTCTGGTTGCGCTGACCCGGGAGCGTCAGTCTTGGTATGCGCTGGTGGCTCGTTTAGGGATAGTGACGCCGCCCCAGGTATGGCTTACCGAAGTGGCGGCGGCGGAAAACGGCGCCGTGCGCCTCAAAGGAATGGCCGCGGCTTACCCCGATTTAGCGGCTTATGTAAAAAAACTAGAGCAGGACGACATTTTTGCTGAGCCTGTCCTGGTCAAAGCCGAGCGGGACGGCGCCCGTACCGTTACGCGGTTCGAATTGACGGTAAAAGTTAAGGGGTTATGA
- the pilM gene encoding type IV pilus assembly protein PilM, with translation MWKKLERLFARKTDRLLGIDIGTGAAKLAEVVCRRGQPLVMAVGMVDLPDGIMENGYINDSAMLTQTLRQLLAVSGARGRDAVFAVGGKSIYVREMLFPTMTEEELREAIKWDIEKYVPYEPDSYYYDFAVVGPGKNEREIKVLLVAVPRPIVDSITAVAKELGLRPVAIDIEPLALYRTLAEAENALVIDIGCQLSQVSVFQQGSLAVTRAIAVGGRRFTEVVASTLDLEIGEAELFKRRQKALLQRPDQEGEQSHLHRQLELVVNDLIREVLRTAEYYQMQNKEARLDKVLLCGGGAKLDNLSYHLAAQLGLPVSPQTFMPQLQVAEAIDQNYLQENFAQLAVAVGLAMRGGGL, from the coding sequence ATGTGGAAAAAACTAGAGCGGTTATTTGCCCGTAAAACGGACCGTTTGTTAGGCATTGATATCGGCACAGGCGCCGCCAAACTGGCGGAAGTTGTCTGCCGGCGGGGGCAGCCGCTGGTAATGGCTGTAGGCATGGTTGACCTACCGGACGGCATTATGGAGAATGGATACATTAACGACAGCGCCATGCTGACCCAGACGCTCCGCCAATTGCTCGCCGTAAGCGGCGCCCGCGGGCGCGATGCGGTGTTTGCCGTTGGCGGCAAGTCCATTTATGTCCGCGAAATGCTGTTTCCGACCATGACTGAGGAAGAATTGCGCGAAGCAATTAAATGGGATATCGAGAAATATGTGCCATACGAGCCGGATAGTTATTACTATGATTTCGCCGTTGTCGGGCCGGGCAAGAACGAGCGGGAAATAAAGGTCCTCTTGGTGGCGGTGCCCCGGCCAATCGTGGATAGTATTACCGCGGTAGCTAAAGAATTGGGTTTAAGGCCGGTCGCGATAGATATTGAACCGCTGGCTTTGTACCGCACTTTGGCGGAGGCGGAAAATGCACTGGTCATCGATATCGGCTGCCAGTTGTCCCAAGTATCGGTGTTTCAGCAGGGCAGCCTGGCTGTAACGCGGGCTATCGCTGTCGGCGGCAGGCGGTTTACCGAGGTAGTGGCCAGCACGCTCGACCTGGAGATCGGCGAAGCGGAGCTGTTTAAAAGGCGGCAGAAGGCTCTGTTGCAGCGGCCAGATCAGGAAGGGGAACAATCGCACTTACATCGGCAGTTGGAATTGGTCGTTAACGACTTAATTAGAGAGGTGCTACGCACCGCGGAATACTACCAGATGCAAAACAAAGAAGCGCGGCTTGATAAAGTCCTGTTGTGCGGCGGAGGTGCAAAACTGGATAATTTGTCTTACCATCTGGCGGCGCAACTGGGTTTGCCTGTCAGTCCGCAGACGTTTATGCCCCAGCTGCAAGTAGCCGAAGCGATTGACCAAAATTATTTGCAAGAAAACTTTGCCCAGCTTGCGGTAGCGGTCGGTTTGGCCATGCGGGGAGGTGGGCTATGA
- a CDS encoding late competence development ComFB family protein yields the protein MVLELKNYMEKLVWQQLDNVLAAQPDLCKCEKCRYDIAALALNFLPPRYVVTNKGETFTRIKTLEQQFYVDIVTAISHAITIVKAHPHRD from the coding sequence ATGGTTTTGGAACTGAAAAATTATATGGAAAAACTAGTGTGGCAGCAGTTAGATAACGTACTCGCTGCCCAGCCTGATCTGTGCAAATGTGAAAAATGCCGGTATGATATTGCTGCTCTGGCGCTTAACTTTTTGCCGCCCCGCTATGTAGTAACCAATAAGGGTGAGACCTTCACGCGTATCAAGACCCTGGAGCAGCAGTTTTATGTCGATATCGTCACTGCTATTTCGCACGCGATTACAATTGTTAAAGCCCACCCCCATCGCGACTAA
- a CDS encoding pilus assembly PilX N-terminal domain-containing protein, whose product MRTQLRRYLKGQKGSAAILAIVVMLILAVLGAAYVGLGMTETSTAANFRDGIAAQYLAEAGVKRALIELYNNSAWDPGAGGLTEKQGNGSFTVIVRPGETSSQKKVVSTGQVNRARRQVVLDVNLPSNSGNGSVYDYSVFAGSNMVVHNKARVIGAIHSNNGMELKNGSYISGKVEVHGAFTDHGATLGTPPAITNAPEIPFPAFNAADYKQGAQVLPWGRTLSAGNYRGKYYYMGSQLTIDSGWGSIQGDATIFATGDIDIKNGTVIGGDSSAFLIIALGNIDVNNGSILKNVVLISAGGNINLHSDVELTGSAIAKEEIIVHGGGSKATTVTYNKTLMGHFNFPVTGDAQFFQVISYKPFQVKE is encoded by the coding sequence ATGCGTACCCAATTGCGACGTTACCTGAAAGGTCAGAAAGGGTCGGCGGCGATCCTTGCCATTGTGGTGATGCTGATTCTCGCCGTACTTGGAGCAGCCTATGTTGGGCTTGGGATGACGGAAACGTCTACGGCGGCTAATTTTCGCGACGGTATCGCCGCTCAGTATCTGGCCGAGGCAGGAGTAAAGCGCGCCTTAATTGAATTATATAATAATAGCGCCTGGGATCCGGGCGCCGGTGGTCTGACGGAAAAGCAGGGTAATGGCAGTTTTACCGTTATTGTCCGTCCTGGCGAAACAAGCAGCCAAAAAAAAGTTGTTTCTACCGGGCAGGTAAACCGGGCTAGGCGGCAGGTGGTGCTGGATGTTAATTTGCCTTCTAACTCGGGGAATGGTTCGGTATACGATTATTCTGTCTTTGCCGGTAGTAATATGGTGGTTCACAATAAGGCCCGGGTGATAGGAGCGATCCATTCCAACAACGGCATGGAGCTTAAGAACGGTTCATACATCAGCGGCAAAGTGGAAGTGCACGGTGCATTTACCGACCATGGCGCTACCTTGGGAACTCCGCCTGCGATAACTAACGCGCCGGAAATACCGTTCCCCGCCTTTAACGCTGCTGATTATAAACAAGGCGCGCAAGTTTTGCCATGGGGTCGAACCTTGTCTGCAGGCAATTACCGTGGTAAGTATTATTATATGGGTTCGCAACTTACCATTGACAGCGGTTGGGGATCCATTCAAGGCGATGCTACGATTTTTGCAACTGGCGACATAGATATTAAGAATGGAACAGTAATTGGCGGCGATAGCAGCGCTTTTCTTATCATTGCTTTGGGCAATATCGATGTAAATAATGGCTCTATTTTAAAGAATGTGGTTCTCATATCGGCAGGTGGAAATATCAATCTTCATTCCGATGTAGAGCTGACCGGTTCAGCCATCGCCAAAGAGGAAATTATTGTCCATGGCGGCGGCAGCAAGGCCACTACCGTTACTTATAACAAAACGCTGATGGGGCATTTTAATTTTCCGGTAACAGGTGATGCACAGTTTTTCCAGGTAATTTCTTACAAACCTTTTCAAGTGAAAGAATAG
- a CDS encoding PilW family protein encodes MRGRRFNEGGFTYVELIVGLALAVVVLSAVANLLSGLLLSARAGTEHIELHQATRTAVDTMVRELRYARQIIYPDAATTGSVDHITFINADGETVTFGLGTTAGANLHTLYRRRGAVDNPVSENNISLLDFTVERPRFITIKIQATDPWGGVAQFTTAVTCLNIPE; translated from the coding sequence ATGCGCGGACGACGGTTTAATGAGGGCGGATTTACTTATGTAGAGCTGATCGTAGGGCTGGCACTTGCCGTTGTGGTACTGAGCGCTGTCGCCAACTTGCTGTCAGGCTTGTTGTTATCGGCCCGTGCCGGTACTGAACATATTGAACTTCACCAGGCTACCCGGACTGCGGTCGATACCATGGTGCGCGAACTGCGGTATGCCAGACAGATTATTTACCCCGATGCGGCAACAACGGGAAGTGTCGACCACATTACGTTTATTAACGCTGACGGCGAAACGGTTACTTTTGGTTTAGGCACAACCGCCGGCGCTAATTTACATACGTTATATCGCAGGCGGGGAGCAGTCGATAATCCCGTTTCCGAAAATAACATTTCATTGTTGGATTTTACGGTCGAACGCCCCCGGTTTATCACAATAAAAATACAAGCAACGGATCCGTGGGGCGGAGTAGCCCAATTTACAACTGCCGTTACTTGTCTGAACATCCCCGAGTAG
- a CDS encoding type IV pilus modification PilV family protein has product MSKLPQSPGGFASTIQLAPNSRRLPLLRAWFNQRGFLMLEVVVAIVIITVALLAIASMFVQATRSGISAEEYATAAYVAQETLEKLKAGRKFESTEYTVKRNNRDYKVIWSKTPDTDHAYAKGKLYKASVTVEWQNNGRTNSLELHTNLLEEIPQYPGI; this is encoded by the coding sequence ATGTCAAAATTGCCCCAATCACCGGGCGGGTTCGCGTCGACGATACAGCTGGCGCCGAATAGCCGGAGGCTGCCGCTGCTGCGCGCTTGGTTCAATCAACGGGGTTTTTTGATGCTCGAAGTAGTTGTCGCTATCGTCATTATTACCGTGGCCCTTTTGGCAATTGCCAGTATGTTTGTTCAGGCAACCCGGTCCGGCATCAGCGCGGAAGAATATGCCACGGCCGCGTATGTGGCGCAAGAGACGCTGGAGAAGCTCAAAGCCGGGCGCAAATTTGAGTCTACCGAGTATACGGTGAAACGCAATAACCGGGATTACAAAGTAATATGGTCGAAAACGCCTGATACGGATCACGCTTACGCCAAAGGAAAACTGTATAAGGCCAGCGTTACCGTTGAGTGGCAAAATAACGGCCGGACCAACAGTTTAGAGCTTCATACCAATTTGCTGGAAGAAATTCCGCAGTACCCGGGAATATAG
- a CDS encoding prepilin-type N-terminal cleavage/methylation domain-containing protein: protein MQRGFTFIETVIAVAILGIAATLAMPAIGNFLAAHELNYAARNLAADIRYLQQLSINDPDNKADYKMFIQPNEYRITWYNATDPLNPMPEDTFKRVVLPASVLIVSPPQQLKFGSLGVPLNGTSILLQSTKGGYKYVKIAPITGRVRVDDTAGAE from the coding sequence GTGCAGCGAGGTTTTACGTTCATTGAAACCGTTATCGCAGTTGCCATCCTCGGGATTGCCGCTACTCTTGCCATGCCGGCGATTGGCAATTTCTTGGCCGCCCATGAACTTAACTATGCCGCCCGCAATCTGGCGGCTGACATTCGCTATCTCCAGCAGCTTTCAATCAATGACCCTGATAACAAAGCCGATTATAAAATGTTTATCCAGCCTAACGAATACCGCATTACCTGGTATAACGCTACCGATCCATTAAATCCCATGCCCGAGGATACGTTCAAACGAGTCGTGCTGCCGGCATCGGTTTTGATTGTCAGCCCGCCGCAGCAGCTGAAGTTTGGTTCTCTCGGCGTGCCGCTTAACGGAACGTCCATCTTGCTGCAAAGCACGAAAGGGGGCTATAAATATGTCAAAATTGCCCCAATCACCGGGCGGGTTCGCGTCGACGATACAGCTGGCGCCGAATAG
- a CDS encoding prepilin peptidase, with protein sequence MFTLFIFILGLIIGSFLNVCIYRLPLGASIVTPPSHCFACGTRLKFWDLIPVISYIALRGRCRYCGAAFSLRYLLVELLTAFLFTWCFQVTGLGPELIKALIFISFLIVVAFIDYDHQLILDKVLIWLGGAGVFINLGLGFTGLTDMIAGSLLGGGLLLVIAIASRGGMGGGDIKFAACLGLWLGWKLTLLALFLSFLLGGVGGIVLLTLKRKGRKDFIPFGPFLALGAFFAGLYGWQILRWYFQHFMR encoded by the coding sequence TTGTTTACCTTGTTTATTTTTATCCTTGGTCTTATTATCGGCAGTTTCCTCAATGTCTGCATCTACCGCCTGCCGCTAGGCGCATCCATCGTTACTCCGCCTTCACATTGTTTCGCTTGCGGCACGCGCCTAAAATTCTGGGATTTAATTCCCGTAATTAGTTATATTGCCTTGCGCGGGCGCTGTCGGTATTGCGGCGCAGCTTTTTCGTTGCGGTACCTTCTGGTGGAACTTTTGACTGCTTTTTTATTTACATGGTGTTTTCAAGTAACCGGGTTAGGCCCGGAATTAATTAAAGCCCTTATTTTTATTTCATTTCTCATTGTTGTTGCCTTCATCGACTACGACCACCAGCTTATCCTCGACAAAGTGCTTATCTGGCTGGGGGGAGCTGGTGTTTTCATAAATCTTGGTTTAGGTTTTACCGGTCTTACCGACATGATTGCCGGCAGCCTGCTCGGCGGCGGTCTGCTGCTTGTGATTGCCATCGCAAGCCGCGGTGGCATGGGTGGCGGGGATATTAAATTTGCCGCTTGCCTGGGCTTGTGGCTGGGCTGGAAACTGACGCTGCTGGCTTTATTCCTGTCGTTCTTGCTGGGCGGCGTCGGCGGCATCGTGCTGCTGACATTGAAACGCAAAGGCCGCAAGGATTTTATTCCTTTCGGCCCTTTTCTCGCCCTTGGCGCTTTTTTTGCCGGTCTCTACGGCTGGCAGATCCTGCGATGGTACTTTCAGCATTTTATGAGGTGA